One window from the genome of Oscillatoria sp. FACHB-1406 encodes:
- the efp gene encoding elongation factor P — MISSNDFRPGVTIELDGSVWRVVEFLHVKPGKGSAFVRTKLKNVQTGGVVERTFRAGETVPQATLEKRTMQHTYKDVDEFVFMDMDSYEESRLSEKQIGDRVKYLKDGMEVNVVFWGTQVLEVELPNSVVLEVTQTDPGVKGDTATGGTKPAIVETGAQVMVPLFISIGERIKIDTRNDSYLGRE; from the coding sequence ATGATTTCGAGTAACGACTTTAGGCCGGGTGTAACGATTGAGTTAGATGGATCGGTGTGGCGAGTGGTGGAATTTCTCCACGTCAAACCGGGAAAAGGCTCTGCCTTCGTGCGCACCAAACTCAAAAACGTTCAAACAGGGGGCGTAGTCGAGCGCACGTTCCGAGCGGGAGAAACAGTACCGCAAGCGACGTTGGAAAAGCGGACGATGCAGCACACCTATAAAGATGTCGATGAATTCGTGTTCATGGACATGGATAGCTACGAAGAATCTCGCCTCAGTGAAAAACAAATCGGCGATCGCGTCAAATACCTAAAAGACGGCATGGAAGTCAATGTCGTATTTTGGGGAACGCAAGTCTTAGAAGTCGAATTGCCGAACTCGGTCGTCTTAGAAGTGACCCAAACCGATCCGGGAGTAAAAGGCGATACGGCAACCGGCGGTACGAAACCGGCAATTGTCGAAACCGGAGCGCAGGTCATGGTTCCGCTGTTTATATCCATCGGCGAGCGCATTAAAATCGATACGCGCAACGATAGTTACCTGGGACGGGAGTAA
- the accB gene encoding acetyl-CoA carboxylase biotin carboxyl carrier protein has translation MSIDINQLRELLSAIAQTDIAELTLKSDEFELTVRRGVAATVPSIAASETLMTTIAAAPSAAPVASVLPAVVPAPQESSPPPANEFKGAEIVSPMVGTFYRAPGPDEAPFIAVGERVRTGQTVCIIEAMKLMNEIESEVSGQIVEIMVENGQPVEYGQVLMRVKPD, from the coding sequence GTGTCTATCGATATCAATCAACTCCGGGAACTTTTAAGCGCGATCGCGCAAACCGACATTGCCGAACTGACCTTAAAAAGTGACGAATTTGAATTAACCGTGCGTCGGGGAGTCGCGGCAACGGTTCCGAGCATCGCGGCGAGCGAAACGCTGATGACGACCATAGCGGCAGCCCCCAGTGCCGCTCCCGTCGCGTCCGTCCTGCCCGCCGTCGTCCCCGCTCCCCAAGAATCATCGCCGCCGCCTGCGAACGAGTTTAAAGGGGCAGAAATTGTCTCGCCGATGGTAGGAACCTTTTATCGCGCTCCAGGCCCCGACGAAGCCCCCTTCATCGCGGTTGGCGAGCGCGTCCGCACCGGACAAACCGTTTGCATAATTGAAGCGATGAAACTGATGAATGAAATTGAATCAGAAGTTTCTGGACAAATCGTTGAAATCATGGTAGAAAACGGTCAACCTGTGGAGTACGGTCAAGTGCTAATGCGCGTTAAACCCGATTAA